A section of the Dermacoccus nishinomiyaensis genome encodes:
- a CDS encoding inositol monophosphatase family protein — protein sequence MSEQAGGHGLGALTHLVPDDATVRVLRDLAFDLAREAGELIVDERPDALGVADTKSSEVDVVTVMDRRSEELLRARIAAARPDDAILGEEDGASAGTSGLTWVIDPIDGTVNYLYGHPFYAVSVAVCVGDTAREGAWLPVAGAVAAPELDRTYVAGHGQGAEVVDRAGRRRPLAVSGCKRLELALVGTGFGYEADKRREQGQMLASLLPRVRDVRRAGAAAIDLCFVAEGILDAYYESGINAWDQAAGQVIATEAGALMSGMPGLPAGKTMAVASTPKIHEALRGCLFPAAR from the coding sequence GTGAGCGAACAGGCCGGCGGGCACGGCCTCGGCGCGCTGACGCACCTCGTGCCGGATGACGCGACGGTGCGCGTGTTGCGCGATCTCGCGTTCGACCTCGCGCGCGAGGCGGGCGAGCTCATCGTCGACGAACGCCCCGACGCGCTCGGCGTCGCCGACACGAAGTCGAGCGAGGTCGACGTCGTCACCGTCATGGACCGTCGCAGCGAAGAACTGCTGCGCGCGCGCATCGCCGCGGCGCGCCCCGACGACGCCATCCTCGGTGAGGAGGACGGAGCGAGCGCCGGCACGTCCGGGCTGACGTGGGTCATCGACCCGATCGACGGCACCGTCAACTACCTCTACGGCCACCCGTTCTACGCCGTCTCCGTCGCCGTGTGCGTCGGCGACACCGCCCGCGAGGGCGCGTGGCTGCCGGTCGCGGGCGCCGTCGCGGCTCCGGAGCTGGATCGCACGTACGTCGCGGGCCACGGCCAGGGCGCCGAGGTCGTCGACCGGGCGGGACGGCGACGCCCGCTCGCCGTCAGCGGGTGCAAGCGGCTCGAGCTTGCCCTCGTCGGCACCGGGTTCGGCTACGAGGCCGACAAACGCCGCGAGCAGGGGCAGATGCTCGCATCGCTGCTGCCGCGGGTGCGTGACGTGCGTCGCGCCGGCGCGGCCGCCATCGACCTGTGCTTCGTCGCCGAGGGCATTCTCGACGCGTACTACGAGTCGGGGATCAACGCCTGGGATCAGGCCGCAGGCCAGGTCATCGCAACCGAGGCGGGCGCTCTCATGAGCGGCATGCCCGGGCTACCCGCGGGTAAGACCATGGCCGTCGCGTCGACCCCGAAGATTCACGAGGCGCTTCGCGGTTGCCTTTTCCCCGCGGCGCGTTAG
- a CDS encoding ferrochelatase — protein sequence MTEANALEPYDAVLLASFGGPEKADEIMPFLRRVTAGRGIPDERLADVAHHYEIMGGRSPINDQNRALIAALRAEFERRGITTPIVWGNRNSEPFLADTLREAYADGARRVVTLTTSAYSSYSSCRQYREDLAAASHELSEDGSVPEGALSIDKVRQFATHPSFARTNTRLVTDALREFAGVPDEQVQVVFVTHSIPLAMDDTSGPGDGDGNLYWQQHDELGAAILSEANATLSRELEGALVYCSRSGPPSQPWLEPDINDHLENLAERGVTHVVVAPIGFVSDHMEVAFDLDTEAAETAERLGLTMRRVPTVGVDPEFVHGLVDLLEERAAETRGESPEHPAWPGEARPSVCEPGCCPNLRAAKPALCGRD from the coding sequence ATGACCGAAGCGAACGCCCTCGAGCCCTACGACGCGGTGCTGCTCGCGTCGTTCGGCGGCCCTGAGAAGGCCGACGAGATCATGCCGTTCCTGCGCCGCGTGACGGCCGGGCGCGGCATCCCCGACGAGCGGCTCGCCGACGTCGCGCACCACTACGAGATCATGGGTGGGCGCAGCCCCATCAACGATCAGAACCGTGCCCTCATCGCGGCGCTGCGCGCCGAGTTCGAGCGTCGCGGCATCACGACGCCGATCGTGTGGGGCAACCGCAACTCCGAACCGTTCCTCGCCGACACGCTGCGCGAGGCGTACGCCGACGGCGCGCGCCGCGTCGTCACGCTGACGACGAGCGCTTACTCCTCCTACAGTTCGTGCCGTCAGTACCGTGAGGATCTCGCGGCGGCCTCGCACGAGCTGTCCGAGGACGGCAGCGTCCCCGAGGGCGCCTTGAGCATCGACAAGGTGCGTCAGTTCGCGACGCACCCGAGCTTCGCGCGCACCAACACGCGCCTCGTGACGGACGCCCTGCGTGAGTTCGCGGGCGTTCCCGACGAGCAGGTACAGGTCGTGTTCGTCACCCACTCGATCCCGCTCGCGATGGACGACACCTCCGGCCCCGGTGACGGCGACGGCAACCTGTACTGGCAGCAGCACGACGAGCTGGGCGCGGCGATCCTCTCGGAGGCCAACGCGACGCTGTCACGCGAGCTCGAAGGTGCGCTCGTGTACTGCTCGCGTTCGGGCCCGCCGTCGCAGCCGTGGCTCGAACCGGACATCAACGACCACCTCGAGAACCTCGCCGAGCGCGGTGTGACGCACGTCGTGGTCGCGCCGATCGGGTTCGTCTCCGACCACATGGAGGTCGCGTTCGACCTCGACACCGAGGCCGCCGAGACCGCCGAGCGCCTGGGGCTGACGATGCGTCGCGTGCCGACGGTCGGCGTCGACCCCGAGTTCGTCCATGGCCTCGTCGACCTGCTCGAGGAACGCGCCGCGGAGACACGCGGCGAATCGCCCGAGCACCCCGCGTGGCCCGGCGAGGCGCGACCCAGCGTCTGCGAACCCGGCTGCTGCCCCAACCTGCGCGCCGCGAAGCCGGCGCTGTGCGGCCGGGACTGA
- a CDS encoding trimeric intracellular cation channel family protein, producing MVLTQSHSLQLVLDLVGVFVFALSGGLVGVRKRLDVLGVIVLAGMSGLGGGVLRDLLIGQTPPVGVSDWRLMGVCVLAGICAFVLHPEVSRIARLVRILDAAGLALFCVAGSIKALSYGMGATTSIFVGVLTAVGGGLMRDVIVGQVPEVLRRELYAVPALLGSSLVVVAHESHHYSVPVLWCCVVIVFVLRIVAVILDLNAPQPLRTGDRP from the coding sequence ATGGTGCTCACGCAAAGCCACTCGTTGCAGCTCGTCCTCGACCTCGTCGGCGTCTTCGTCTTCGCCCTGTCGGGCGGGCTCGTCGGGGTGCGCAAACGCCTCGACGTACTCGGCGTCATCGTCCTCGCCGGCATGTCAGGCCTCGGCGGCGGGGTGCTGCGCGACCTGCTCATCGGCCAGACGCCGCCCGTCGGCGTCAGCGACTGGCGCCTCATGGGCGTCTGCGTGCTCGCCGGCATCTGTGCGTTCGTCCTGCACCCCGAGGTGAGCCGCATCGCGCGCCTCGTGCGCATCCTCGACGCCGCGGGCCTCGCCCTGTTCTGCGTCGCCGGATCGATCAAGGCGCTGTCGTACGGGATGGGTGCGACGACGTCGATCTTCGTCGGCGTGTTGACGGCCGTCGGCGGCGGGCTCATGCGTGACGTCATCGTCGGCCAGGTCCCCGAGGTGCTGCGCCGCGAGTTGTACGCGGTGCCGGCGCTGCTCGGTTCGTCCCTCGTCGTCGTGGCCCACGAGAGCCACCACTACAGCGTGCCCGTACTGTGGTGCTGCGTCGTCATCGTCTTCGTGCTGCGCATCGTGGCCGTCATCCTCGACCTCAACGCGCCGCAGCCCCTTCGAACAGGAGATCGCCCATGA
- the sepH gene encoding septation protein SepH has translation MEFVVQELRLVGVAEDGANLLLADSDGGRFTLAITDELRTTIRRDRREPASADGQAKQENPLRPRDVQGLIRGGVPLEEIAERAGWSLEKVQRYEGPIRAERDYVSELAQRVQLFGRGETTTLRERADRRLAERGVEAERVVWDSWKNDDTHWTVIVRFPAGGRQREATWLFDPVNRALRTVDDEARWLGGDEIAAADEDSPERQKAAARKGGARTHRDAPVYDVEAEGGLADAQDPHLGARLSPSDPRAGAGDLTASMRARQASRGRGRSSSQRSSGGAGTTSATSRATQLPASMAPTERTERIDVGTTPPPLPSHPRPEELSESGDESREAPVNTAGGERDSSGRDGGAVTSDAVTTSAAGSGADARGVTGASDDDSHAGAQSDDTNSETPRHEDVDEASGKAARGSRRRKSRRPRARVEQASVRGALRDDDDEHDESLFGELPGHHDGGDVYEDDAIDAEHDGEHEFDDVASDSSAEFDDEVAAQAENESSDDAEMSASAAHEETSGTDTREAAPTKNDTTSRDASSKDTSKGASPAVPPRASQSRKSSRPSVPSWDDIMFGGRGPKK, from the coding sequence ATGGAGTTCGTCGTGCAGGAATTGCGTTTGGTGGGGGTCGCGGAAGACGGGGCGAACCTCCTGCTCGCCGACAGTGACGGCGGGCGCTTCACCCTCGCCATCACCGACGAGTTGCGCACGACGATCCGGCGCGATCGTCGTGAGCCGGCCAGCGCCGACGGCCAGGCCAAGCAGGAGAACCCGCTGCGTCCGCGCGACGTGCAGGGCCTCATCCGCGGCGGCGTGCCGCTCGAGGAGATCGCCGAGCGCGCCGGCTGGTCGCTCGAGAAGGTGCAGCGCTACGAGGGCCCGATCCGCGCCGAGCGCGACTACGTCTCCGAACTTGCCCAGAGGGTGCAACTGTTCGGTCGCGGTGAGACGACGACGCTTCGCGAGCGCGCCGACCGCCGTCTCGCCGAACGCGGCGTCGAGGCCGAGCGCGTCGTGTGGGACAGCTGGAAGAACGACGACACGCACTGGACCGTCATCGTGCGTTTCCCCGCAGGCGGCCGTCAGCGCGAGGCGACGTGGCTGTTCGACCCGGTCAACCGCGCGCTGCGCACCGTCGACGACGAGGCCCGCTGGCTCGGCGGCGACGAGATCGCCGCGGCCGACGAGGACTCGCCGGAGCGTCAGAAGGCCGCCGCCCGCAAGGGCGGCGCCCGCACGCACCGTGACGCGCCCGTCTACGACGTCGAGGCCGAAGGTGGCCTCGCCGACGCCCAGGACCCGCACCTCGGTGCGCGCCTGTCACCCTCCGACCCGCGCGCCGGCGCCGGTGACCTCACCGCGTCGATGCGCGCACGTCAGGCCAGCCGCGGCCGTGGCCGCTCGTCGTCGCAGCGTTCGAGCGGCGGCGCGGGCACGACGTCGGCGACGTCACGGGCCACCCAGTTGCCGGCGTCGATGGCACCGACCGAACGCACCGAGCGCATCGACGTGGGCACGACTCCCCCGCCGCTGCCCTCTCACCCGCGTCCCGAAGAACTCAGCGAATCCGGCGACGAGTCGCGTGAGGCGCCCGTGAATACCGCTGGGGGCGAACGTGATTCGTCGGGTCGTGACGGCGGCGCCGTCACGAGCGATGCGGTGACGACGAGTGCCGCGGGTTCTGGTGCCGACGCTCGGGGCGTGACCGGCGCGAGCGACGACGACTCGCACGCCGGCGCGCAGAGTGACGACACGAACAGCGAGACGCCGCGCCATGAAGACGTCGACGAGGCGTCCGGCAAGGCCGCGCGCGGCTCCCGTCGTCGCAAGTCGCGCCGCCCGCGCGCCCGCGTCGAACAGGCATCTGTGCGTGGCGCACTGCGCGATGACGACGACGAGCACGACGAGTCGCTCTTCGGCGAACTGCCCGGCCACCACGACGGTGGCGACGTCTACGAGGACGATGCCATCGACGCGGAGCACGACGGCGAACACGAGTTCGATGACGTCGCGTCCGACTCGTCCGCGGAATTCGACGACGAGGTAGCGGCACAGGCCGAGAACGAGTCTTCCGACGATGCCGAGATGAGCGCGTCGGCGGCCCACGAGGAAACCTCCGGCACCGACACCCGCGAAGCTGCGCCGACGAAGAACGACACCACATCGAGGGACGCGTCGTCGAAGGACACCTCGAAGGGCGCCTCGCCCGCGGTGCCGCCGCGCGCGAGTCAGAGCCGCAAGAGCTCGCGTCCGAGCGTGCCGAGCTGGGACGACATCATGTTCGGGGGCCGCGGCCCCAAGAAGTGA
- a CDS encoding MFS transporter — translation MSTPGSGPRDDDADDKTPYWARGSYAPSWRAGRPAADDDTRGWDETTARGDAGELDETRELARAAASNRGDETDGPAPDATQGTAGTSASDNARRMAGGALAAGRLAGQGVRGAARLSAGATKASLRAARRASNAQGAGESGLGRLMEVHALSNAGDAAVTVGLAGTLFISAQPGEAKSHVVLFLVLTMLPFAIVAPLVGPLLDRYRHGRRWAMGATFALRGFLCWVLADAIERDSVWQFPAALAILVASKAYIVTRSSATPRLLPDGMTLVRANSRMSLAGVTGATIGGPLAGGAAALFGATWAFRAAFLLFVFGTILAILLPANIDSDRHDGSLRAPKLTMPPAVVAALRTNTGLRWVSGFLTMFMAFLMKTHPLPGWEDKVTTLLAIVVGAAAIGNALGSVAGAVVRALAPRVVILACLLADTAAVVVAAVHFDLMTAVIVGLVAGLGQALGKLALDTLIQDHLAEAVRTSAFARSETVLQLAWVLGGIFACIIPTDATIGMYAAAVVLLTWTALVVAWNAGRGPRLTSWGRGPRT, via the coding sequence ATGTCCACGCCAGGCTCCGGCCCTCGAGACGACGACGCCGACGACAAGACGCCGTACTGGGCGCGCGGTTCGTACGCTCCGAGTTGGCGCGCCGGGCGACCCGCCGCGGACGATGACACCCGCGGGTGGGACGAGACGACCGCGCGCGGTGACGCCGGGGAGCTGGACGAGACGCGCGAGCTCGCACGCGCGGCTGCATCGAATCGAGGCGACGAGACGGACGGCCCGGCGCCTGACGCCACCCAGGGCACGGCCGGAACGTCCGCATCCGACAACGCCCGACGCATGGCCGGTGGCGCACTCGCCGCGGGGCGCCTCGCCGGCCAGGGCGTGCGTGGTGCTGCTCGCCTGAGCGCGGGGGCGACGAAGGCGTCCCTGCGCGCGGCCCGCCGCGCGAGCAACGCCCAGGGCGCCGGCGAGAGCGGCCTGGGGCGCCTCATGGAGGTGCACGCGCTGTCGAACGCCGGGGACGCCGCCGTCACCGTCGGACTCGCCGGGACGCTGTTCATCTCCGCCCAGCCGGGGGAGGCGAAGAGCCACGTCGTGCTCTTCCTCGTGCTCACGATGCTGCCGTTCGCCATCGTCGCGCCCCTCGTCGGACCGCTGCTCGACCGCTATCGTCACGGTCGTCGGTGGGCGATGGGTGCGACGTTCGCGCTGCGCGGCTTCCTGTGCTGGGTGCTCGCCGACGCGATCGAACGCGACTCCGTCTGGCAGTTCCCCGCGGCGCTCGCCATCCTCGTCGCGAGCAAGGCCTACATCGTCACCCGATCATCGGCGACGCCGCGGTTGCTGCCCGACGGAATGACCCTCGTGCGCGCCAACAGCCGCATGAGCCTCGCGGGCGTCACGGGCGCGACGATCGGTGGCCCGCTCGCCGGTGGCGCGGCCGCGCTGTTCGGGGCGACGTGGGCGTTCCGCGCCGCGTTCCTGCTGTTCGTGTTCGGCACCATCCTCGCCATCCTGCTGCCGGCGAACATCGACTCCGACCGCCACGACGGTTCACTGCGCGCCCCGAAGCTGACGATGCCGCCCGCCGTCGTCGCTGCGCTGCGCACGAACACCGGGCTGCGCTGGGTCAGCGGCTTCCTCACGATGTTCATGGCGTTCCTCATGAAGACCCATCCGCTGCCCGGGTGGGAGGACAAGGTGACGACGCTGCTCGCCATCGTCGTCGGCGCCGCCGCCATCGGCAACGCGCTCGGTTCCGTTGCCGGAGCTGTCGTGCGCGCGCTCGCGCCGCGCGTCGTCATCCTCGCGTGCCTGCTCGCGGACACCGCGGCCGTCGTCGTCGCCGCGGTGCACTTCGATCTCATGACGGCCGTCATCGTCGGGCTCGTCGCCGGCCTCGGGCAGGCGCTCGGCAAACTGGCGCTCGACACGCTGATCCAGGACCATCTCGCCGAGGCCGTGCGCACCAGCGCCTTCGCGCGATCGGAGACGGTGCTGCAGCTCGCGTGGGTGCTCGGCGGCATCTTCGCCTGCATCATCCCGACCGACGCGACGATCGGCATGTACGCCGCCGCGGTCGTGCTGCTGACGTGGACCGCACTCGTCGTCGCATGGAACGCAGGGCGCGGTCCGCGCCTCACTTCTTGGGGCCGCGGCCCCCGAACATGA
- a CDS encoding thymidine kinase, with translation MAELVFFTGTMDCGKSTLALQMDHNHAARGRRGIVLTQHDRAGEAVISSRLGLRREALEVNAGLDLWDLAVSARVTLGELDYVIADEVQFYEPEQIDQLARVVDELDVDVFAFGITADFKTQLFPGSRRLFELADRTQLLQVEALCWCGKRATHNARVVDGTMVVEGEQVVVGDTGDQGETPLVEYEVLCRRHFMRRMTSHAARTIGAQQMPFDLDVCPVPASTFVASEPAGESSTAHEGP, from the coding sequence GTGGCTGAGCTCGTGTTTTTCACCGGAACGATGGATTGCGGCAAGTCGACGCTGGCGCTGCAGATGGATCACAACCATGCCGCGCGCGGCCGTCGCGGCATCGTCCTCACCCAGCACGACCGCGCCGGTGAGGCCGTCATCTCCTCCCGCCTCGGCCTGCGCCGCGAGGCCCTCGAGGTGAACGCCGGCCTCGACCTGTGGGATCTCGCCGTCTCCGCGCGCGTCACCCTCGGCGAGCTCGACTACGTCATCGCCGACGAGGTGCAGTTCTACGAGCCCGAGCAGATCGATCAGCTCGCGCGCGTCGTCGACGAACTCGACGTCGACGTCTTCGCGTTCGGCATCACCGCCGACTTCAAGACCCAACTGTTCCCCGGCTCGCGTCGCCTGTTCGAACTCGCCGACCGCACGCAGCTGCTGCAGGTCGAGGCGTTGTGCTGGTGCGGCAAGCGCGCGACGCACAACGCCCGCGTCGTCGACGGCACGATGGTCGTCGAGGGCGAGCAGGTCGTCGTCGGCGACACCGGCGACCAGGGCGAGACGCCGCTCGTCGAGTACGAGGTGCTGTGTCGTCGCCACTTCATGCGTCGGATGACGTCACATGCCGCGCGCACGATCGGGGCGCAGCAGATGCCGTTCGACCTCGACGTCTGCCCGGTGCCCGCCTCGACGTTCGTCGCGTCCGAGCCTGCGGGCGAATCGTCGACGGCACACGAAGGCCCCTGA
- a CDS encoding alkaline phosphatase family protein, whose amino-acid sequence MKAPRYDADGLAGVLPSVARSLDPVAFAGAGRKLPQARAAIVVLADGLGARLLRRQSAHAPFLREHLERMQTLAAGFPTTTATSMGTFGTGLPPGAHGLAGYLVVDPATGRVFNELTWKDGPNPQAWQPNPTVFERADAAGLRPAMIGPGYFDGSGLTNAALRGATFYPAEGLDDRVDAALAATRRGHRLVYLYWGEIDKAGHVHGVGSPQWAHELAVFDDAMARLDFGRPAGTSLTLTADHGMVDVPLDARVDIATTPHLRDGVRRVGGEMRALHLYVEPGALADVESRWRAEIGAHGHVFTREQLADAGWVGALDPATAGRFGDVVVSVTSARGYVDSRVMSDRVLTLLGQHGAMTPDELDVPFLHLGAR is encoded by the coding sequence ATGAAGGCTCCCCGCTACGACGCCGACGGGCTCGCCGGTGTGCTGCCGTCCGTGGCACGCAGCCTCGACCCCGTCGCGTTCGCGGGGGCCGGGCGCAAGCTGCCGCAGGCGCGCGCGGCGATCGTCGTCCTCGCCGACGGGCTGGGCGCGCGGCTGCTGCGCCGTCAGAGCGCGCACGCACCGTTCCTGCGCGAGCACCTCGAGCGGATGCAGACCCTCGCCGCGGGCTTCCCGACGACGACGGCGACGTCGATGGGCACGTTCGGCACCGGCCTGCCCCCCGGTGCGCACGGCCTGGCCGGCTACCTCGTCGTCGACCCCGCGACGGGGCGCGTGTTCAACGAGCTGACGTGGAAGGACGGGCCGAATCCGCAGGCGTGGCAACCGAACCCGACGGTGTTCGAACGCGCCGACGCCGCCGGGCTGCGTCCCGCCATGATCGGACCCGGCTACTTCGACGGCTCGGGCCTGACGAACGCCGCCCTGCGCGGCGCGACGTTCTACCCGGCCGAGGGGCTCGACGACCGCGTCGACGCGGCGCTGGCCGCCACCCGGCGCGGTCACCGACTCGTCTACCTCTACTGGGGCGAGATCGACAAGGCCGGCCACGTCCACGGCGTCGGCTCGCCGCAGTGGGCGCACGAGCTCGCCGTGTTCGACGACGCGATGGCGCGCCTCGACTTCGGGCGCCCCGCGGGCACGTCTCTCACGCTGACCGCCGACCACGGCATGGTCGACGTCCCCCTCGACGCGCGCGTCGACATCGCGACGACGCCGCACCTGCGAGACGGCGTCCGACGCGTCGGGGGAGAGATGCGCGCGCTGCACCTGTACGTCGAGCCGGGGGCGCTCGCGGACGTCGAGTCGCGTTGGCGCGCCGAGATCGGCGCGCACGGACACGTCTTCACCCGCGAACAGCTCGCCGACGCCGGCTGGGTCGGCGCGCTCGATCCCGCCACCGCCGGACGCTTCGGCGACGTCGTCGTCTCCGTCACGAGCGCACGCGGGTACGTCGACTCGCGTGTCATGAGCGACCGCGTGCTCACGCTGCTCGGCCAGCACGGTGCGATGACGCCCGACGAACTCGACGTGCCGTTCCTCCACCTCGGCGCGCGCTAG
- a CDS encoding DUF5998 family protein codes for MAGMAQNLPDDLARAIDEAGYFPALVRDVVATALAGDEVRQHLVHVETTFEQDELLRHITVLVLTPTKLVIVHADDHDDSAAGGVRSTRQAVTATSETVALSFVRGVTLTHVVTSPERYRSGSLGREVTLTIGWGTISRIDLLPATCGDPNCDADHGYDGTITGDDISLRISADAEGEGHLQQAMTFAHALSAVVGSAAR; via the coding sequence ATGGCAGGCATGGCTCAGAACCTTCCCGACGACCTCGCTCGTGCCATCGACGAGGCTGGCTATTTTCCCGCGCTCGTGCGCGACGTCGTGGCCACCGCGCTCGCCGGTGACGAGGTGCGCCAGCACCTCGTGCACGTGGAGACGACCTTCGAGCAGGACGAACTGCTGCGTCACATCACGGTGCTCGTGCTGACGCCGACGAAGCTCGTCATCGTTCACGCCGACGACCACGACGACTCAGCCGCCGGGGGTGTGCGCTCGACGCGTCAGGCCGTGACGGCGACGTCGGAGACGGTCGCGCTGTCGTTCGTGCGCGGCGTGACGCTGACGCACGTCGTCACTTCCCCGGAGCGCTACCGCTCCGGCAGCCTCGGGCGCGAGGTGACGCTGACGATCGGCTGGGGCACGATCAGCCGCATCGACCTGCTGCCCGCGACGTGCGGCGACCCGAACTGCGACGCCGACCACGGCTACGACGGCACGATCACCGGCGACGACATCAGCCTACGCATCTCCGCCGACGCCGAGGGAGAGGGTCACCTGCAGCAGGCGATGACGTTCGCTCACGCCCTGTCGGCCGTCGTCGGCTCCGCGGCCCGCTGA